The genomic stretch GTTTCGAAAATGTAAAAGATTCTATAACATTTCATGCCGGTACAACAATTAAAAACGGTAAAGTTGTAACTAGCGGAGGTAGAGTTATGGCGGTAACTTCTTTTGGCGATACGATAGAGCAAGCGTTAGAAAAAAGTTACCAAAGTATCGATAAAATTAATTTCGATAAAATGAACTACAGAAAAGATATTGGTTTCGATTTAGTATAATTTTTTTTATTTGGGCGTTTTAACAGGCTTTCCATTATATCTTTTTTCAGAAAAAGAAAAAAGGATGCCATTACAATCCTTAACGCAACCTTTTTGCTGTAAATACTATTTTCCTAAACTTAGTTATTATTTAAAAATTTGGTAGCTTTAAACTTTAAATAAAATGTCTACTACCAAAAATAAAATAATAATAGCGCCATTAAACTGGGGTTTAGGTCATGCAACTCGTTGTGTGCCCATTATAAACGCATTGTTAGAAAATAATTATCAACCAATAATTGCGTCAGACGGAAGTTCTTTAGAGTTTTTAAAAAAAGAATTTTCTAATTTAGAATTTTTAGAACTTCCGTCTTACAATATTTCTTACCACAAAAATTTAAAGCTTACATTACTTTTACAAATCCCTAGAATTTTAGCAACAGTTAAAAAAGAACAAGAAGTCATTAATAATTTTATTAACGCTAATAAGGATGTTATTGGTGTAATTTCAGACAATAGATTTGGTGTAAGAAGTAAGGTTGTTCCTTCTATCTATATAACACATCAAGTAAATGTTTTATCTGGTTTTACAACTGTTCTAACCAGTAAAGTTCATCAGAAAATAATAAATAAGTTTGATCAATGTTGGATTCCTGATCATAAAAATGGGGAACTTTCTGGACGTTTATCAAAAATAGAAAACTCTAAATATAAATTTATTGGTGCCTTAAGCAGGTTTTCTAAAACTACAATTAAAGATAGTAAAGTTGATGTTTTGGTTGTGCTCTCTGGTGTAGAACCTAATAGAACATTATTAGAACATAAATTGATATCAGAATTTAAAAATGATGCTAGAAATATTGTTTTTGTTTTAGGGAAAGTAGAAAATGATCAAAAAAAATGGACAAGCAATAATTCCGTTTTCTATAATTTTTTATTGTCTAAAGAGTTAGAGCAAAAAATTAATGAAGCAGAAATAGTTATATGTAGATCAGGATATTCATCAATATTAGATTTGTATACCTTAGAAAAAAAAGTGTTTTTTATACCTACTAAAAATCAACCAGAGCAAGAATATCTTGCTAAATATTTAGAACAAAAAGGTATTGCTCCGTTTGCTAATTTAGAAGATTTTAATAAAAAAATGCTGAATAATTTGAGTGATTACACAGGTTTTAAATCTAAAAAATCAATTTTAAGTAGTAGTTTATTTAGCCTTTTCCATGGTAAAAGAAAACTCTGATCCTTCACCATAAGTACTTTTTAATAAAACTGTTTGGTTGTGAGCCTCTACAATATGCTTTACAATAGACAAGCCTAAACCAGAGCCACCTTGATCTCTAGATCTACTTTGATCGACTCTGTAAAAACGTTCGAATAATCGAGATAAGTATTTTTGTTCGATACCTTCACCGTTATCAACTACACGAATAACATATTTGTTGTCGTTATAATTATCTGCAGCAACAACGGTTGTTCCGTTAGGTTTACCATATTTAATTGAGTTTACAATTAAATTGATTAAAACTTGTTCTGTTTTTTCTACATCACCAACAACAAAAACCGGAAAATCATAAATTCTATCGAATTTTAAAGTGATATTTCTTTTTTTAGCTTTCATTTCAAACAAATCAAACACATTTTGAATAACTTCTAAAATGTTGAAAACAACCATGTTTAATTTCAAGCCGTCT from Polaribacter marinaquae encodes the following:
- a CDS encoding glycosyltransferase: MSTTKNKIIIAPLNWGLGHATRCVPIINALLENNYQPIIASDGSSLEFLKKEFSNLEFLELPSYNISYHKNLKLTLLLQIPRILATVKKEQEVINNFINANKDVIGVISDNRFGVRSKVVPSIYITHQVNVLSGFTTVLTSKVHQKIINKFDQCWIPDHKNGELSGRLSKIENSKYKFIGALSRFSKTTIKDSKVDVLVVLSGVEPNRTLLEHKLISEFKNDARNIVFVLGKVENDQKKWTSNNSVFYNFLLSKELEQKINEAEIVICRSGYSSILDLYTLEKKVFFIPTKNQPEQEYLAKYLEQKGIAPFANLEDFNKKMLNNLSDYTGFKSKKSILSSSLFSLFHGKRKL